From Pseudomonas hefeiensis, one genomic window encodes:
- a CDS encoding LysR family transcriptional regulator encodes MHTIHGKKFDLNLLIAFDALLRERNVSRAAEHLGLTQSAMSHALRRLREFYEDPLFVRIGDAMKPTPFAEEMGDSVLEIVSAVQHKLLAQASFDPMTSTRVFSLCMTDMGELVFLPRLIAELQKVAPKCRIRTSQLPSEHIANSLEKGDTDLAIGSHYIQNPNLFQQELFVHSFCTIISCAYPVDELSLEEFLGMKHVSVVLSDSSSRYDQFIDELGYRREIYLTTPHFITVPMILEKNPSLISTVPSELGQTFLRYNAVKVIKTPINSPSLYLRQYWHPRYHHDPGNIWLRQLVKRVFSTVT; translated from the coding sequence ATGCATACCATTCATGGTAAGAAATTCGATCTAAACCTGCTGATCGCATTCGACGCGCTTCTGCGAGAACGCAATGTATCTAGAGCAGCAGAGCATCTTGGCTTGACGCAGAGCGCTATGAGCCACGCACTACGACGTCTACGGGAGTTCTATGAAGACCCCCTCTTCGTCCGTATTGGCGATGCAATGAAACCGACGCCGTTCGCGGAGGAGATGGGGGATTCAGTTCTGGAGATCGTTTCTGCCGTACAACACAAGCTGTTGGCACAGGCCAGTTTCGACCCTATGACGTCCACCAGGGTCTTCAGCCTTTGTATGACAGATATGGGTGAGTTGGTCTTTTTGCCAAGGCTGATTGCAGAACTTCAGAAAGTGGCCCCTAAATGCCGAATTCGAACGTCTCAACTGCCCAGCGAGCATATTGCCAATTCACTGGAGAAAGGTGATACAGACCTTGCTATAGGGTCCCACTACATCCAGAACCCTAACCTTTTTCAACAAGAGCTGTTCGTGCACTCTTTTTGCACTATTATCAGCTGCGCCTATCCGGTCGATGAACTGAGCCTTGAAGAATTTCTGGGCATGAAACATGTTTCAGTTGTGCTATCAGACAGCAGCAGCCGCTACGACCAATTCATCGATGAGCTGGGGTATCGAAGAGAAATTTACCTTACAACTCCACATTTCATAACTGTCCCGATGATACTGGAGAAAAACCCAAGCTTAATCTCGACCGTGCCCAGTGAGCTGGGGCAGACTTTTCTGCGCTACAATGCGGTCAAGGTGATAAAAACGCCGATCAATTCCCCCAGCTTATACCTACGACAGTATTGGCACCCACGCTATCATCATGACCCCGGAAATATATGGCTGCGCCAGTTGGTAAAGCGCGTCTTTTCGACCGTTACATGA
- a CDS encoding AlpA family transcriptional regulator: MSSQSSPIVEEPQLQVERHIMRRDEVERKTGFKRAHIYNLMKEGKFPQAKRIGLRAVGWDSLEIEQWVVERLGQQA, translated from the coding sequence ATGTCCAGCCAATCCTCACCCATCGTTGAAGAACCTCAACTGCAAGTAGAACGTCACATCATGCGGCGTGACGAGGTGGAGCGAAAAACCGGTTTCAAGCGTGCACATATCTACAACTTGATGAAGGAGGGTAAGTTCCCTCAAGCCAAACGCATTGGACTGCGCGCCGTAGGCTGGGACTCGCTGGAGATCGAGCAGTGGGTCGTTGAACGCTTAGGCCAGCAGGCCTGA
- a CDS encoding ParA family protein, with amino-acid sequence MRVVSVVSTKGGVGKTTVAANLGGLLADAGLRVLLLDLDSQPTLSSYYALSHKAVAGAYELIVLNLTDPAQIISTTTVIGLDLILSNDDQGRVSTLLLHAPDGRLRLRNLLDNFRPSYDLLLIDTQGARSVLLEMAVLASDLVLSPVTPEMLAARELHRGTLKLLSELDPFRHLGIPPPPLRLLLNQVNAIRVDTRMIIRGLRETFAETTNISVLDTVVPDRVAYLNAASLGLPVHRIETRQSSPSALKIMQSLAIELFPEWREAISTVSRCAEVR; translated from the coding sequence ATGCGCGTGGTATCGGTGGTTTCCACCAAAGGTGGGGTGGGTAAAACAACAGTAGCTGCCAACCTCGGTGGCCTGCTGGCGGATGCTGGCCTGCGCGTGCTGCTGCTGGATCTGGATAGTCAACCCACCCTCTCCAGCTATTACGCCTTGAGCCACAAAGCTGTTGCTGGTGCGTACGAACTTATCGTGCTCAACCTGACAGATCCTGCTCAGATAATCTCCACAACCACGGTTATCGGTCTCGACCTGATCCTCTCCAACGACGATCAAGGTCGAGTGAGCACCTTGCTGTTGCATGCCCCCGACGGGCGACTACGGCTGCGCAATTTGCTCGATAATTTCCGCCCCAGCTATGACCTGCTTTTGATCGACACCCAGGGCGCACGTAGCGTGCTGCTGGAGATGGCCGTACTGGCCTCCGATCTCGTCCTCTCTCCCGTCACGCCAGAAATGCTCGCCGCACGCGAACTGCACCGCGGCACCTTGAAGCTGCTGAGTGAGCTTGATCCGTTCCGTCACCTGGGTATTCCACCGCCCCCCTTGCGACTGCTACTGAACCAGGTGAATGCCATTCGGGTGGACACCCGAATGATCATCCGAGGTCTTCGCGAGACCTTCGCCGAGACTACCAATATCTCGGTTCTAGACACCGTAGTTCCGGATCGAGTGGCGTACCTCAATGCCGCCTCGCTTGGCTTACCCGTCCACCGAATCGAGACGCGCCAGTCATCGCCATCTGCGTTGAAAATTATGCAATCTCTGGCCATTGAACTGTTTCCGGAATGGCGTGAAGCGATCTCTACGGTGAGCAGATGCGCAGAGGTTCGATGA
- a CDS encoding ParB family protein produces MKKLSQEQITDKLHQDHFPRGPELERLSDPVIDTPMLVTLEQLRPYEHNPRFIRNPLYDDIKASIRERGLDHPPPITRRPGETYFIIRNGGNTRLAILGELWQETRDERFFRIHCLFRPWSNEISALLGHLAESDLHGQLTFIERALAVAKLKAMLEPDGAVLSQRELARRLAAGGYPVSQSHISRMLDTLEHLLPAIPQTLYAGLGKPQIERLIGLRSQAGRTWNRYPTATIAFAEFWLETLGDFDADPESFDLEQIQDELLERMSRLLGQSYRMLALELSDTQRVISTPGVVVTTPPENSHPPSVDEAAAGSPSSESNPKSTESRPQTETAREEMLTPPETNVVSAVSPPSRVQQIRKQIERETATETAPTFEACSTDDIWTIAPALNTPEQLRLAIARLAREMATYAGHPESIIDQQLGLGFTLNIERLDLAASRATGVHLMLLALLRAQDDVNWEDRKQLPSALFGQLLLGIYQLPLTDRPAVDVGLERLPDSLLIKLYRLIRLARRLIDLTLPPEDDSPKELP; encoded by the coding sequence ATGAAGAAGCTTAGTCAGGAGCAGATCACCGACAAGCTGCACCAAGACCACTTCCCTCGGGGTCCAGAACTGGAGCGGCTGTCCGATCCAGTGATCGACACACCTATGCTGGTCACCCTGGAGCAGTTGCGACCCTACGAACATAACCCGCGTTTCATCCGTAATCCGCTTTACGACGATATCAAGGCCTCGATCCGTGAGCGCGGGCTGGATCATCCGCCACCGATTACTCGCCGGCCGGGAGAAACCTATTTCATCATCCGCAACGGTGGCAATACACGCTTGGCGATTCTCGGCGAGCTGTGGCAGGAAACCCGTGACGAACGCTTCTTTCGCATTCACTGCCTATTCCGGCCTTGGAGCAATGAAATCAGCGCCCTGCTCGGCCATCTGGCCGAAAGCGATCTGCACGGCCAACTCACCTTCATCGAGCGAGCACTGGCTGTGGCCAAACTCAAAGCCATGCTCGAACCGGATGGAGCAGTGCTCTCGCAGCGCGAATTGGCACGACGCCTTGCCGCTGGAGGCTATCCGGTTTCGCAGTCGCATATCAGTCGGATGCTCGACACCCTTGAACACTTACTGCCCGCGATTCCACAAACCCTGTATGCCGGTTTGGGCAAGCCCCAGATCGAACGCTTGATCGGCCTACGTAGCCAGGCTGGACGAACCTGGAATCGTTATCCAACCGCCACCATTGCGTTCGCCGAATTTTGGCTCGAGACCCTGGGCGACTTCGATGCCGATCCCGAATCCTTCGATCTTGAGCAGATCCAGGATGAACTGCTCGAGCGCATGAGCCGTTTGCTCGGACAGTCCTACCGCATGTTGGCCCTGGAGCTGAGCGACACCCAACGGGTCATCTCGACGCCTGGCGTTGTCGTCACCACACCCCCAGAGAACAGCCATCCGCCGAGCGTTGATGAAGCTGCGGCAGGATCGCCCTCCTCCGAGTCCAATCCCAAATCAACTGAGAGCAGGCCCCAGACTGAAACAGCGCGAGAGGAAATGCTTACACCGCCTGAAACCAATGTCGTTTCAGCGGTCAGCCCTCCGTCGCGCGTTCAACAGATTCGCAAACAGATCGAGCGCGAAACTGCCACCGAAACAGCACCGACCTTTGAGGCCTGCTCGACCGACGACATCTGGACCATTGCACCAGCACTAAATACCCCCGAACAACTGCGTTTAGCCATTGCCAGACTGGCGCGAGAAATGGCGACCTATGCCGGACATCCCGAGAGCATCATCGATCAGCAGCTTGGCTTGGGTTTCACTCTGAACATCGAGCGACTTGATCTTGCCGCGTCTCGCGCGACCGGCGTTCACCTAATGCTCCTGGCCCTGTTGCGCGCTCAAGACGACGTGAACTGGGAGGATCGCAAGCAACTGCCCTCAGCCCTGTTCGGCCAACTGTTGTTGGGCATCTATCAACTCCCCCTGACAGATCGTCCCGCTGTGGATGTGGGACTGGAGCGACTGCCCGACAGCCTGTTAATCAAACTGTATCGCCTGATCCGCCTAGCCCGTCGCCTGATCGACTTAACACTTCCCCCTGAAGACGACTCACCGAAGGAGCTGCCATGA
- a CDS encoding DUF2857 domain-containing protein, which produces MSLSFNVLNQAMLTQVLHEMRLGNLQRCKALGLGEDDIYLLQSLPPTTLSRLAHATVPWVEVKIDSPVLHRLIEQAERDEQNERLINRALKLGASSTIMYQCFGLAHSETALRRRLLKIETRKGRPQHLSEAQEHALWQRWCQLRAQDGTEDQLDAMMMLAEEQQISLTIVWQQIDQYSNGT; this is translated from the coding sequence ATGAGCCTGTCCTTCAATGTGCTCAACCAGGCCATGCTGACCCAGGTGCTGCATGAAATGCGCCTGGGTAATCTGCAACGCTGCAAGGCACTCGGACTGGGTGAGGATGATATCTATCTGTTGCAATCCTTACCGCCCACCACGCTGTCGCGCCTGGCCCATGCCACTGTACCCTGGGTTGAGGTCAAGATTGACTCGCCGGTGCTGCATCGGTTGATCGAGCAAGCCGAACGCGACGAGCAGAACGAACGGTTGATCAACCGAGCGCTCAAGTTAGGTGCCAGCAGCACCATCATGTATCAGTGCTTCGGCTTGGCGCATTCGGAAACCGCCTTGCGTCGACGTCTGCTCAAGATAGAAACTCGTAAGGGCCGTCCTCAGCATTTGAGCGAAGCGCAGGAACATGCGCTCTGGCAGCGATGGTGCCAGCTACGCGCTCAGGACGGTACCGAGGATCAGCTCGACGCCATGATGATGCTGGCGGAGGAGCAACAGATTAGTTTGACCATCGTTTGGCAGCAGATCGACCAGTACAGCAACGGAACATGA
- a CDS encoding STY4528 family pathogenicity island replication protein yields MNTAPSSRWQRVLQQCTQQLSERWPARPTTEQPSNQALQAGFLFSGQSHEVVPRRLLLDNRLTPLERNAWQVFRLMLQGQGVVTPRYEDLQPYLSSVPYGASASRETIARVLTMLRLTRWLSLVNRGRDQLSGRLQGSLYVLHDEPLTPTEAMELDQEYLELIGHCLSHNTKAVRVVAQHILEEIRQDNHIDLGQLPTRLDSWGERWTQQGLDQATADALRDSELGGDHRVRNRAGSRSESEPGLNASVSGTVRNPNAACTVLKESICTVPRATPAVDNLHWPDPLHLSPSERQAVAVALNKLNPADRQAVLNEAGARCTTGGIRKPAAYLMGLIQRALKGDFRPWAGQTEPSPIAEPPPTAPARPSRKQGEPASALAQACLNELRQLRGKRPGHQ; encoded by the coding sequence ATGAACACTGCCCCTTCCAGTCGCTGGCAGCGTGTCCTGCAACAATGCACCCAGCAGTTGAGTGAACGCTGGCCCGCACGCCCTACCACCGAACAACCGTCCAACCAGGCTCTGCAGGCTGGTTTTCTGTTCAGTGGCCAATCACACGAAGTCGTGCCGCGTCGCCTGCTGTTGGATAATCGGTTGACGCCATTGGAACGCAATGCCTGGCAGGTGTTTCGACTCATGCTGCAAGGTCAGGGCGTGGTCACACCACGCTATGAGGATTTGCAGCCTTACCTATCGAGCGTGCCCTACGGCGCGTCAGCCTCCCGTGAAACCATTGCTCGTGTCTTGACCATGCTTAGACTGACGCGCTGGCTCAGTTTAGTGAATCGCGGACGCGATCAGCTCAGCGGACGTCTTCAAGGTTCGCTGTACGTCCTGCACGATGAGCCGTTAACCCCCACCGAAGCCATGGAGTTGGATCAGGAATACCTCGAGCTGATTGGACATTGCCTCAGTCATAACACCAAGGCTGTGCGTGTTGTCGCCCAGCACATTTTGGAAGAAATCCGTCAGGACAACCATATCGATCTGGGTCAACTCCCCACCCGGCTCGACAGTTGGGGCGAACGCTGGACGCAGCAAGGATTGGATCAGGCAACCGCTGACGCGTTACGCGACTCCGAACTGGGTGGCGATCACCGCGTTCGGAATCGTGCAGGCTCTCGTTCGGAATCCGAACCGGGCTTGAACGCCAGTGTTTCCGGCACCGTTCGGAATCCGAACGCCGCCTGTACTGTATTAAAAGAAAGTATTTGTACAGTACCGCGCGCGACCCCGGCGGTGGATAACCTGCACTGGCCCGATCCGCTGCACCTGAGTCCAAGCGAGCGTCAGGCCGTCGCCGTGGCGCTGAACAAACTCAATCCAGCGGATCGTCAGGCGGTGCTCAACGAAGCGGGTGCACGCTGTACGACAGGAGGCATCCGCAAGCCAGCGGCGTATCTGATGGGCCTGATCCAGCGCGCACTGAAAGGCGACTTTCGTCCTTGGGCAGGTCAGACAGAGCCCTCACCCATTGCAGAACCGCCCCCAACAGCACCCGCTCGCCCATCCCGAAAACAGGGCGAACCCGCCTCCGCCCTCGCCCAAGCGTGCCTGAATGAGTTACGCCAACTGCGCGGCAAACGCCCTGGACATCAGTAG
- a CDS encoding PFL_4669 family integrating conjugative element protein: MADHYQLNLGSLRSSITLTLHTHHAARIWQGRAAREGVHSILGMAGYISVTNLIKQTAAQDDPYADWAIVQLEEKLMQAKAGMLELTQQLGRIRQDLPTQIDMSDNLNIHPVTLPLYIGSQLGFLAVYLLTDYDTLVRRTLLAHHTALIGRIDMEAWIDDGAHLLRSLFGQAQRYRHAGVTRDDMAANNARALAAIDKLGFPPMDILEGIRRSQFAPPIIRRGAVAVDDADALAEEAGEPSAIVDEPEDEA; the protein is encoded by the coding sequence GTGGCCGATCACTACCAACTCAACCTGGGTTCATTGCGCAGCAGCATCACCTTGACCCTGCACACTCACCACGCCGCCCGTATCTGGCAAGGTCGGGCCGCACGCGAAGGCGTCCACTCGATCTTGGGCATGGCCGGCTACATCAGTGTCACCAACCTGATCAAACAAACCGCGGCCCAGGACGATCCCTATGCCGACTGGGCCATCGTGCAACTCGAAGAAAAACTGATGCAGGCCAAGGCTGGGATGCTGGAACTGACCCAACAGCTGGGCCGAATCAGGCAGGACCTGCCGACACAGATCGACATGAGCGACAACCTCAACATCCACCCCGTCACCTTGCCGTTGTACATCGGCAGCCAGTTGGGTTTTCTGGCGGTCTACCTGCTGACCGACTACGACACCCTGGTGCGCCGGACCCTATTGGCTCATCACACCGCACTGATCGGCCGCATCGACATGGAAGCCTGGATCGACGACGGTGCCCATCTGCTGCGCAGCCTGTTCGGTCAGGCACAGCGCTATAGGCATGCCGGCGTCACGCGCGATGACATGGCGGCGAACAACGCTCGTGCACTGGCAGCCATCGATAAATTGGGTTTTCCCCCGATGGACATCCTTGAAGGTATTCGTCGCTCCCAGTTCGCGCCGCCAATCATTCGTCGTGGTGCGGTAGCAGTGGATGACGCTGACGCGTTGGCAGAGGAAGCCGGAGAGCCATCTGCGATAGTGGATGAGCCGGAGGACGAAGCATGA
- a CDS encoding DUF3158 family protein, which produces MNPMTPIQPMPFEALTPDAYRQLEHAASLKGLLKPFKGKGELEQLAQMAREIEAQLCDLMEAVVQQAGQPPYSLLGIRLVLQNTSAGSTFLRWRTRDFTRMGVAVWERQICNKVLPQVVREGLRRFECNRIALNLQMSVVHSLYRQATTCAIKMDSAERLLRQFTTAVEVSR; this is translated from the coding sequence ATGAATCCCATGACCCCGATTCAACCAATGCCCTTCGAAGCGTTGACACCGGATGCCTATCGGCAGCTCGAACACGCTGCCTCCCTAAAAGGCCTTTTAAAACCTTTTAAGGGTAAGGGGGAGTTGGAGCAGCTGGCGCAGATGGCGAGGGAAATCGAGGCGCAGTTATGTGACTTGATGGAGGCTGTGGTGCAGCAAGCCGGACAGCCCCCTTACTCACTGCTGGGTATCCGATTGGTGCTGCAGAACACCAGCGCTGGCAGCACCTTTTTGCGTTGGCGCACCCGTGACTTCACCCGTATGGGGGTGGCGGTCTGGGAACGCCAGATCTGCAACAAAGTCTTGCCGCAGGTCGTACGCGAGGGATTGCGCCGTTTCGAATGCAATCGCATCGCACTGAATCTACAGATGAGTGTGGTGCATTCGCTCTACCGCCAGGCCACGACCTGTGCGATCAAAATGGACAGTGCCGAACGGCTGCTGCGCCAGTTCACAACCGCAGTGGAGGTATCACGATGA
- a CDS encoding single-stranded DNA-binding protein translates to MSTFFVGEGNIGSAPEFQEFASGNDEPRRLLRLNVYFDNPVPREGSYEDRGGYWAPVELWHREAEHWSTLYQKGMRVLVEGRTVRDEWEDSEDNARVTFKIEARRVGILPHRVHSVVMRERSSEPAASATHVEKSTEQASSPASKPRKRRGQPPTD, encoded by the coding sequence ATGAGTACTTTTTTCGTCGGCGAAGGCAACATCGGCAGTGCGCCAGAGTTCCAGGAATTCGCCTCAGGCAATGACGAGCCACGGCGTTTGCTACGGCTGAATGTGTACTTCGACAACCCCGTGCCACGCGAGGGCAGCTATGAAGATCGAGGCGGCTATTGGGCGCCGGTTGAACTCTGGCACCGCGAGGCTGAACACTGGAGCACGCTGTACCAGAAAGGCATGCGTGTGCTGGTCGAAGGCCGCACCGTACGCGATGAGTGGGAGGACAGCGAAGACAATGCGCGGGTCACCTTCAAGATCGAGGCCCGTCGAGTCGGCATCCTGCCTCACCGGGTGCACAGCGTGGTCATGCGGGAACGATCCAGTGAACCCGCGGCATCTGCGACACACGTCGAGAAAAGTACAGAACAGGCCAGTTCACCTGCGTCGAAACCCAGAAAACGCAGAGGGCAGCCACCTACGGACTGA
- a CDS encoding DNA topoisomerase III — MRLLLCEKPSQGRDIAKVLGATRRGDGCLIGTETTVTWCIGHLLETASPEAYGEQFKSWSLDHLPIIPAQWLVEVKPKTAAQFKVIKRLLSEASAVVIATDADREGEMIARELLELCKYRGPVQRLWLSALNEASIRKALSSLKPGQETFLLYHSALARSRADWLIGMNLSRLFTLLGRRAGYDGVLSVGRVQTPTLRLVVDRDRAIASFVSAPYWDVEVHLSSMGQPFIASWLPPSSGQDEAGRCLQQALAIQATQEISSGKTATVLSLQTEHFREPPPLPFDLSTLQEVCSRKLGLGAQETLNIAQALYETYKATTYPRSDCRYLPESMFNEVPAVFDALLKTDPAVQPTFGRLDRSLHSRVWNDAKVTAHHGIIPTTEPANLARMSEQERQVYELIRSHYLAQFLPHHEFDRTQVELKCGAERLTAVGKQILIQGWKGLLYENTEEDEPSQKHQVLPVLQQGTQCAVNDVELKSMRTTAPKPLTEGDLIKAMKNVAKLVNDPRLKQKLRDTTGIGTEATRAGIIKGLIDRGYLLKKKRALMASAAAHTLIEAVPAAVADPGMTAIWEQALDEIEAGRLTLDAFVAKQANWIAQLVEHCGALTLAVPVEAGPTCPICNASMRRRKGKSGPFWSCSHYPDCKGTVPIRKDTRRS; from the coding sequence ATGCGCCTCTTACTCTGCGAAAAACCTTCCCAGGGTCGGGACATCGCCAAGGTACTCGGGGCCACTCGGCGTGGTGATGGTTGCCTGATCGGCACAGAGACAACCGTCACCTGGTGTATCGGCCACCTGCTGGAAACAGCATCGCCTGAAGCCTATGGCGAGCAATTCAAGAGTTGGTCGTTGGATCATCTCCCGATCATTCCCGCGCAGTGGCTGGTCGAGGTCAAACCCAAGACTGCGGCACAGTTCAAAGTCATCAAGCGCCTGCTCAGTGAAGCCTCTGCTGTCGTCATCGCGACCGACGCCGATCGAGAAGGTGAAATGATTGCCCGCGAGCTACTGGAACTCTGTAAGTATCGAGGTCCCGTTCAACGTCTTTGGTTGTCCGCACTCAACGAGGCGTCGATTCGCAAGGCACTGTCCTCACTGAAGCCTGGTCAGGAGACCTTCCTGCTTTACCACTCAGCCCTCGCCCGCAGCCGCGCCGATTGGCTGATCGGCATGAACCTGAGTCGGTTGTTTACCCTTCTTGGTCGGCGGGCGGGCTACGACGGTGTATTGTCGGTTGGACGCGTCCAGACACCCACTTTACGTCTGGTAGTCGATCGGGATCGTGCGATTGCCAGCTTCGTCTCGGCGCCCTACTGGGACGTGGAGGTGCACCTGTCCTCAATGGGGCAACCATTCATCGCGTCCTGGTTACCACCCAGTTCAGGGCAGGACGAGGCAGGTCGTTGTCTACAACAAGCGCTGGCCATTCAGGCGACCCAAGAGATTTCTAGCGGTAAGACCGCCACAGTACTTTCGCTGCAGACTGAGCATTTCCGAGAACCTCCGCCCCTACCCTTCGACCTGAGCACACTGCAAGAAGTCTGCTCGCGCAAGCTGGGACTCGGCGCTCAGGAAACCCTGAACATCGCCCAAGCCCTGTATGAAACCTACAAAGCCACCACCTATCCGCGCAGTGATTGCCGTTATTTGCCAGAGAGCATGTTCAACGAGGTACCCGCGGTATTCGATGCCCTGCTCAAAACGGATCCGGCGGTGCAGCCCACATTCGGAAGACTCGATCGATCACTGCACTCCCGCGTGTGGAACGATGCCAAGGTCACCGCGCACCACGGCATCATCCCCACCACCGAGCCGGCTAACCTGGCGCGGATGTCCGAACAAGAACGCCAAGTCTACGAACTGATTCGTAGCCACTACCTCGCGCAATTTCTTCCGCATCATGAGTTTGATCGAACTCAGGTCGAACTGAAGTGCGGCGCAGAGCGATTGACTGCTGTTGGCAAACAGATCCTGATCCAGGGCTGGAAAGGCTTGCTCTACGAAAACACCGAGGAGGATGAGCCCAGTCAAAAGCACCAAGTATTGCCCGTCCTGCAACAGGGTACTCAGTGCGCAGTGAACGACGTCGAACTCAAGTCCATGCGCACTACCGCTCCCAAACCTCTCACCGAAGGCGATCTGATCAAGGCGATGAAAAACGTGGCCAAGCTGGTCAACGACCCACGCCTGAAGCAGAAACTTCGGGACACCACCGGAATCGGTACCGAAGCCACGCGAGCCGGCATCATCAAGGGGTTGATTGATCGCGGCTATTTGCTGAAGAAAAAACGCGCCTTAATGGCCTCCGCAGCGGCCCATACTCTGATCGAGGCGGTACCCGCTGCAGTCGCGGACCCGGGTATGACCGCGATCTGGGAACAGGCTCTGGACGAAATCGAAGCGGGACGTCTGACCCTGGATGCGTTCGTCGCCAAGCAGGCGAACTGGATTGCACAATTGGTCGAACACTGTGGCGCACTCACCTTGGCGGTTCCGGTCGAAGCCGGCCCGACCTGCCCCATTTGCAACGCCTCAATGCGCAGGCGAAAGGGGAAATCAGGGCCGTTCTGGTCATGCTCCCACTACCCCGACTGTAAGGGAACAGTGCCGATCAGAAAAGATACGCGTCGCTCATGA
- a CDS encoding STY4534 family ICE replication protein: protein MAHANQSQEATTYFNLHTTGIGYLNRVREVQVRRGQPFMACDIAALHGATDAVEYTRFDCKVAGGEAERLIRLYMDAVNAEKKVLLSFRIGDLWIDPFLYEKGDKQGQPGASLKGRLLFIDWIKVNGTFEYKAPARQEATAPAEQAPTSEPSPTSAEAEAEGTDEPTEAQVEPESLPTPHTARRDATRTVQSA, encoded by the coding sequence ATGGCCCACGCCAACCAATCCCAAGAAGCGACCACTTACTTCAATCTGCACACCACCGGTATCGGTTACCTCAACCGTGTTCGTGAAGTACAAGTCCGCCGCGGCCAACCCTTCATGGCCTGCGATATCGCCGCCCTGCACGGTGCCACCGATGCCGTGGAGTACACCCGCTTCGACTGCAAGGTCGCTGGAGGCGAAGCTGAACGTTTGATTCGTCTCTACATGGACGCTGTCAACGCCGAGAAAAAGGTCTTGCTGTCGTTCCGTATCGGCGATCTATGGATTGATCCGTTTCTCTACGAGAAAGGCGATAAACAAGGCCAACCAGGCGCCAGTCTGAAAGGTCGTTTGCTGTTCATCGACTGGATCAAGGTCAACGGCACGTTCGAATACAAAGCGCCCGCCAGGCAGGAAGCAACAGCACCTGCTGAGCAAGCGCCCACCAGTGAGCCATCTCCAACATCGGCTGAGGCCGAAGCTGAGGGGACCGACGAACCAACAGAGGCTCAGGTCGAACCTGAATCTTTACCCACTCCCCACACGGCCCGCCGTGATGCCACCCGTACCGTTCAGTCCGCCTGA
- the radC gene encoding RadC family protein, giving the protein MSTQLTLIETSDFEADRIVQENQVIDEALHILDRRLFARGPNLTSPDAVASYLKLHLVQQEHEVFGVIFLDAKHRVLAFEVLFHGSIDGASVYPRQVVKRSLAHNAAAAIFVHNHPSGCTEPSQADRILTARLKEALALVEVRVLDHFIVGEGRPLSLAEHGWL; this is encoded by the coding sequence ATGAGCACCCAACTCACACTGATTGAGACCTCGGATTTCGAGGCTGATCGCATTGTCCAAGAAAACCAGGTGATCGACGAAGCACTGCATATTCTGGATCGTCGGCTGTTCGCCCGCGGCCCTAACCTGACGTCGCCTGACGCCGTGGCTTCATATCTAAAACTGCACCTTGTGCAACAAGAGCATGAAGTCTTCGGTGTGATATTTCTCGATGCCAAACACCGGGTGTTGGCGTTCGAAGTCCTCTTTCACGGCAGCATTGATGGTGCCAGCGTTTACCCCCGCCAAGTCGTTAAGCGCTCCCTAGCGCATAACGCCGCGGCCGCCATTTTTGTTCACAACCACCCCTCAGGTTGTACGGAACCCAGCCAGGCGGATCGCATCTTGACCGCACGGTTGAAGGAGGCCTTGGCCTTGGTCGAAGTGCGCGTACTGGATCACTTCATCGTCGGTGAAGGTCGTCCTCTCTCCCTTGCCGAACATGGCTGGCTTTAA